The following are from one region of the Hymenobacter radiodurans genome:
- a CDS encoding ABC1 kinase family protein, whose translation MFKNTISNLGRIRQVMEVLVRYGFEDVVTSTALRRLVPQGRRVSWQHAEKTVFDTNRWERIRLIIEELGPTFIKLAQALSNRPDLLPEALIDEFEKLQSDVPPFDVVTARRLIEEELGRPISEVFSEFNDVVLGSASIGQVHKARLLTGEEVVVKVQRPGVQEKVRTDLSLLRELVRLTAGFLRKQGLSNPQDIVDAFERSMTKELDYTSEARSMDQFRKLYADYETFYVPKPYREFSTSKVLVIEFVSGCKISNKPQLLKWGLDPAKVAETGMDIYLTQIFEFGVFHADPHPGNVLVRPDGTIVLIDFGMVGKLTKQQKYAFAGVFIGMARQDARSMALNFRRLALHAEIPDMRRFEADLNELIEDFTVLDVKEMSMSDLADRLQVIIYDYKLQVPGAVFLILRALVILEGIGKVLHPSFNTFEFVRPYGARIIAEQYSPENLMSEAQYTGVQLLSLLSTLPTDVRQIMRKISRGDLRVKVELGGYQPLLRKADQLVSRTIIALLAIAFLLFSGLSLMGRYSPEMAYHRGIPMLTWFSLGVTGFLLLVLVILGLRKPRE comes from the coding sequence ATGTTCAAAAACACGATTTCTAATCTGGGCCGCATCCGGCAGGTAATGGAGGTGCTGGTGCGCTACGGGTTTGAGGATGTAGTAACCAGCACGGCCCTACGCCGCTTAGTGCCCCAAGGACGTCGGGTATCGTGGCAGCACGCGGAGAAAACGGTGTTTGACACCAACCGCTGGGAGCGTATCCGCTTGATTATTGAAGAATTGGGCCCCACGTTTATCAAGCTGGCCCAAGCCTTGAGCAACCGCCCCGATTTGCTCCCCGAAGCCCTGATTGACGAGTTTGAGAAGCTGCAAAGCGACGTGCCGCCCTTTGATGTTGTCACGGCCCGCCGCCTGATTGAAGAAGAGTTGGGGCGGCCCATCTCAGAGGTTTTTAGTGAATTCAACGACGTAGTACTGGGCTCGGCCAGCATCGGGCAGGTGCATAAGGCCCGCCTGCTCACGGGCGAGGAAGTAGTGGTAAAAGTGCAGCGCCCCGGCGTGCAGGAAAAGGTGCGCACCGACCTGAGTTTGCTGCGCGAACTAGTGCGTCTGACAGCCGGTTTTCTGCGCAAGCAGGGCCTTAGCAACCCGCAGGATATTGTGGACGCCTTCGAGCGTAGCATGACTAAGGAATTGGACTACACCTCCGAGGCCCGGAGCATGGACCAGTTTCGCAAGCTCTACGCCGACTACGAGACGTTTTATGTGCCGAAGCCTTACCGTGAGTTCTCTACTAGCAAGGTTCTGGTTATTGAGTTTGTGAGTGGCTGCAAAATATCCAACAAGCCGCAACTGCTGAAATGGGGCCTCGACCCCGCCAAGGTGGCCGAAACGGGCATGGATATTTACCTGACCCAGATTTTTGAGTTTGGCGTTTTCCACGCCGATCCGCACCCTGGTAACGTACTGGTGCGGCCCGATGGCACCATCGTGCTCATCGACTTTGGGATGGTGGGCAAGCTCACTAAGCAGCAGAAATACGCTTTTGCCGGTGTGTTTATCGGGATGGCGCGGCAGGATGCACGCAGTATGGCGCTCAACTTCCGCCGCCTCGCGCTCCACGCCGAAATTCCGGATATGCGCCGCTTTGAGGCCGACCTCAACGAGCTAATCGAGGATTTTACGGTGCTCGATGTGAAGGAGATGAGCATGTCGGACCTCGCCGACCGCCTGCAAGTCATCATCTACGATTATAAGCTGCAAGTACCGGGGGCTGTCTTCCTAATTCTGCGGGCGCTCGTGATTCTGGAAGGAATCGGAAAGGTGCTGCACCCGTCATTCAATACGTTTGAGTTCGTGCGGCCTTACGGCGCCCGCATTATTGCGGAGCAATACTCGCCCGAAAATTTGATGAGTGAGGCCCAATACACGGGCGTGCAACTTCTGTCGTTGCTGAGCACCTTGCCCACGGATGTGCGGCAAATCATGCGCAAAATTTCCCGAGGAGATTTGCGTGTAAAAGTAGAGTTGGGCGGTTATCAGCCGCTGCTACGCAAAGCCGACCAACTCGTAAGCCGCACCATTATCGCTCTGCTGGCAATAGCGTTTCTCCTGTTTTCGGGCCTGAGTCTGATGGGCAGGTATTCGCCCGAAATGGCCTATCACCGCGGCATTCCCATGCTGACGTGGTTTAGTCTGGGCGTAACTGGGTTTCTGTTGCTAGTGCTGGTTATTCTGGGGCTACGGAAGCCGCGGGAGTAA
- a CDS encoding alpha/beta hydrolase, giving the protein MPSTQHLLLKQLLTAATGPLARKRPGLGAMRLAMEVSSLFQFMPWGVHLEKTTIDGMSAEWARPANADPCRVMLYLHGGGYVLGSLNTHRSLVGTLAKRCNTNALAINYRKAPDYPFPGALDDALLAYHWLLKQGFDPHNIIVAGDSAGGGLALALLIALREEGQPLPAAAVGLSPWTDLDMPDALLRRVAREETQLLEALEMRGWGPHYAGETSLTHPLVSPARAAVHGLPPLLIQISDSEVLCESVLCFTDKARTAGVAVTLQSFTGLVHWWHLFWRLLPEAREALDGVATFVNAIWAAQPTILPLPTLRPSSPIVIATATRPRKRAA; this is encoded by the coding sequence ATGCCCTCCACCCAGCATTTACTGCTCAAACAACTCCTGACGGCGGCAACTGGCCCGCTTGCCCGCAAGCGGCCCGGCCTTGGAGCCATGCGGCTAGCTATGGAAGTGAGCTCGTTGTTTCAATTTATGCCGTGGGGTGTACACCTCGAAAAGACAACGATTGACGGCATGAGTGCCGAATGGGCCCGGCCCGCCAATGCGGATCCGTGCCGAGTAATGCTCTATTTGCATGGCGGCGGCTATGTACTCGGCTCTCTGAATACGCACCGCAGCTTGGTAGGAACGTTAGCCAAACGCTGCAATACCAATGCTTTAGCCATCAACTACCGTAAGGCCCCCGACTATCCTTTCCCCGGTGCCCTCGACGATGCCTTGCTGGCGTATCATTGGCTGCTAAAGCAAGGATTTGACCCTCACAACATTATTGTGGCCGGCGACTCGGCCGGCGGGGGCTTAGCTCTAGCCTTGCTTATTGCCCTACGCGAAGAAGGCCAGCCCTTGCCTGCTGCGGCCGTGGGGCTTTCTCCCTGGACCGACCTTGATATGCCTGATGCGCTGCTGCGCCGGGTAGCGCGTGAGGAAACCCAGTTGTTGGAGGCCCTTGAGATGCGCGGCTGGGGACCGCACTACGCCGGCGAAACGTCTCTCACGCACCCGTTAGTATCGCCGGCCCGCGCCGCGGTACACGGATTGCCGCCGCTGCTCATTCAGATATCGGACTCGGAAGTGCTGTGCGAAAGCGTCTTGTGCTTTACCGACAAAGCCCGCACAGCCGGCGTAGCGGTTACTCTGCAATCGTTTACAGGGTTGGTACACTGGTGGCACCTGTTCTGGCGCTTGCTACCCGAGGCCCGCGAAGCCCTCGATGGCGTAGCCACCTTTGTCAATGCTATATGGGCGGCTCAGCCGACGATACTACCTCTCCCTACTCTCAGGCCCAGCAGCCCGATAGTCATAGCAACTGCCACGCGGCCCCGTAAAAGAGCAGCGTAA
- a CDS encoding lysophospholipid acyltransferase family protein encodes MPTAPSPALPLPSPAILANQHIYSDYFDEEYVRAVDKHLLQLLDRVWFRSKLVGFEQYPQRNNPERPLLFASNHSGMAFPWDAMVALSHLLRVLPGMYDLPRPLSAPMLSQSVLMNPYLIPHFWKKCGCVDATTLNFETMMFCNDHNLMLYPEGVPGIGKGFNRKYQLQRLATSIIRLGIEHRTDIVPYYTVNGEYLNPYAYSWDWLNKWTKKIGIPFIPVGPIIIMVLLQPWFFYLAYPAKLTFVLGTRIKPYELTEKPPSELTREDYLALSEQVRQQMQTELDAAVRNHGKHPYCWSELWQRMKANWSYFPFFLPFAWPELFREFERQYAEKGPEGVDLKLTKRGSWLRMIWRNPFTLTFFIPVLGWIPIAIRGYKGHRIGKKA; translated from the coding sequence ATGCCAACGGCCCCTTCGCCCGCGCTGCCGCTACCGTCGCCTGCCATCTTGGCCAATCAGCACATCTACTCCGATTATTTCGACGAGGAATACGTGCGGGCCGTCGACAAGCACCTGCTGCAGCTACTCGATCGGGTGTGGTTCCGCTCCAAGCTGGTGGGTTTCGAGCAGTATCCGCAACGGAATAACCCGGAGCGCCCATTGCTTTTCGCCAGCAATCATTCGGGCATGGCGTTTCCCTGGGATGCCATGGTAGCCCTCTCGCACTTGCTGCGCGTGCTGCCTGGTATGTACGACCTGCCGCGGCCCCTTTCAGCGCCCATGCTCTCGCAATCGGTGCTGATGAACCCGTATCTGATTCCGCATTTCTGGAAGAAATGCGGCTGTGTTGATGCTACCACGCTCAATTTTGAGACGATGATGTTCTGCAACGACCACAACTTGATGCTGTACCCCGAGGGCGTGCCGGGCATTGGCAAAGGGTTTAACCGCAAGTATCAACTGCAGCGCCTCGCTACCAGCATCATCCGGCTAGGCATCGAGCACCGCACCGATATTGTGCCGTACTATACCGTAAATGGGGAATACCTGAACCCCTACGCTTATAGCTGGGACTGGCTGAACAAATGGACCAAAAAGATTGGGATTCCCTTCATTCCCGTGGGGCCCATTATCATCATGGTGCTGCTCCAGCCCTGGTTTTTTTACCTCGCGTATCCGGCCAAGCTCACCTTTGTGTTGGGCACGCGCATCAAGCCCTACGAACTGACCGAAAAGCCCCCCAGCGAGCTTACCCGCGAAGATTATCTGGCCTTGTCGGAGCAAGTGCGCCAACAAATGCAGACGGAGCTGGATGCGGCTGTGCGCAACCACGGCAAGCATCCTTACTGCTGGAGCGAGCTTTGGCAACGTATGAAAGCCAACTGGAGCTACTTTCCTTTCTTTCTGCCCTTTGCCTGGCCCGAACTCTTCCGGGAGTTTGAGCGCCAATACGCAGAGAAAGGTCCCGAGGGGGTAGATCTGAAACTAACTAAGCGCGGCTCTTGGCTGCGTATGATTTGGCGCAACCCCTTCACCCTCACTTTCTTCATTCCCGTATTAGGATGGATACCTATTGCTATTCGCGGCTACAAGGGGCATCGAATAGGAAAAAAAGCATAA
- a CDS encoding phasin family protein has protein sequence MEDLFKKFINAGVGFVSLTSDRFQSTIDKLVKESKLSEKEGQKIMDDLKKNTDTKRKELEAQFTGIANRLMKGVGVATNADVEELKRSVRGTKTSTGAAAGSKSSAKPASSTTAKAAGATKKAADKVSSAAGTAQKSAAAKAGAAKPAAKPAAKPAAKKETPKPADSGNNGASNAS, from the coding sequence ATGGAAGATCTGTTTAAAAAATTCATCAATGCCGGCGTTGGTTTTGTTTCGCTGACCAGTGACCGTTTCCAAAGCACCATCGATAAGTTGGTGAAGGAAAGCAAGCTGTCGGAAAAAGAGGGGCAGAAGATCATGGATGATCTGAAGAAGAATACCGATACGAAGCGGAAGGAGTTGGAAGCACAATTCACGGGTATTGCCAACCGCCTGATGAAAGGTGTGGGCGTAGCTACCAACGCCGATGTAGAAGAGCTAAAGCGCAGTGTGCGTGGCACTAAGACCTCAACGGGTGCTGCTGCCGGCAGCAAGAGCAGCGCCAAGCCAGCTTCAAGTACAACTGCCAAAGCCGCAGGTGCTACCAAGAAGGCCGCCGACAAAGTGAGCAGCGCCGCTGGTACTGCCCAAAAATCGGCTGCTGCTAAAGCAGGGGCCGCCAAGCCTGCTGCCAAACCTGCCGCTAAGCCAGCAGCTAAAAAAGAAACCCCAAAGCCCGCTGATAGTGGCAACAATGGCGCTTCCAACGCGTCATAG